CGGTCCCGCTCGTCTTCTTGTTCGTCTGGTTGAAGGAAAGAGGACATGGTCTTCAAAGCCTCAAGAGCGCCTCACGCAAGCTCGCCCTGTTTACTATGCTTCTCGCCGCCATCTCTGGTTGGTGGTTCGTCCGAAACTGCGTTATCTATGGCTTGCCGATCGTAACCGCCACAACGATCAGGCCGGATGCAAAACTCCCCGTCGTCATCGGCCTCGTTGACATTCTTGGCTCAGAGAGTTTCTGGGTATGGCTCACTACGAGCTGGTTCTTCAGAATAGCGAGCCACACGAGCTTCACGCCGTCAGAGACGAGCCGAAATCTGACATATTTCCTGTTCGGCCTCGCAGGTCTGGGGTCCCTTCGAGCCATCCTCCTTAAACTGTTTAAGAAGAGGCGACTCCTCAAACCACACACCGCCAAAAGGCTAAGATGGCTTGCCTACGCCGTCCTAGTCCATACCTCGATCATTTTCGTCCAAGTGGCCAATGGAACAATGATCGTTGGCAAGTTCAGGGCGTTCAACGGGAGATACCTGCTTCCGGTCGGCATCGGCATGGGAGCGTTCTTTGCGTTTTCCATCCAGAATCTCCTCCCGCAAAAGCTCCAGCGTTTTGGCGTGTTGGTCGCCGTCGTGATCCTAATCGCCATCGAGGTCCTGACGGTCCATCTGGAGATGATGAAGGTCTGCTACCCGTTCTGAGCGAAGTCCGGCACAAAACGAGGCCATTTCATACTGCCCAAAGCCGCCCTTCGCTTAGACTGTTCTCGGCATAGCTAGTGTCTGCATCCGCCAACCTCTTCCCCGCTGCATATTGGATAATGGTACCCTATGTCCACAGTGGCTGTGTCCGGGGTGGCGTCCGCCTGCGTCGTCCGGTCCGAAAGGCCTGCATCTTCGGCTGTGCCATAACCAGCGTCGATACACGGGCTTCCTCGACCCAGGTACCAATCGCCCAGCGGGCCGGTAACAAACCTCGGGTCTTCCCCCACAATGTTCCAGCGGTCCTCAAACCAAACCCCTATCAAGCAGTATGAACATGACCCAACATCGTCCAGGTCCGGTGCCCAGTACGGCGCATCGTTACCCCAGACGATGCAGTTCACGATGCTCGCAGGGCAATTCCCGATCCCGCCGCCGGAATAAGACTCGGCGATGTTACCACTCACCGTGCAGCTGCTTATTCTACCTCCGCAGTCGTACATTCCGCCGCCCTGGAACCCAGCTGTGTTATGCAAGATCAGGCAGTTCGATATCAAGCCATAGCAGGAGCACAAACCTGCCCCTTCGTAAGCTGAATTGCCCATGATCACACAGTTCACGATCGCACCATGGCACTCATATATCGCTCCCCCCCACGCCGTCGCCGTGTTATCGAGGAATCTGCAGTTGGTGACACTGGCCAGGGTGTCCGCGCCATGAACTCCTCCACCATCAAAGGACTTCCCGTTCACAATGGTAAACCCGGACAAGACACAGCTGCCATCCTCCAGCCCTGAGAATCGAACAACAGAACCGTTACCTCCGCCATCGATCACCGTGGATTCAACGATCGCCGGATCGTCCGGATCTAACGACTGCACGGTTATGTCGCATCCGCGAAGCTGAATGTTCTCGTAATATGTGCCCGGATGCACAACAACCGTCTCTCCTTCGAGAGCAGCATCTATGGCCTCTTGAATCGACAGAAAGTCAGCTGAGCCGTCTTGACTGACCTCCAGAGCCCTCTCGCGATGCCGCCGGTATCTGAATTCCGACTTGCCAGGGCTGATGGCTGACCCAACGGGCACACTTGGGACAAACAAGTAATATATAGGGTACGTGCCGTTCGGTTCCATGCCGGAGAATACATAGGAAAAGGCCTCGAACGGTTCCTGATGGAATCCCGAGGGGAGGCTCAATTCTTGGAACCAAGGCTGAGGCTCACTCCCCAGAGTAGGGAGGTACAGCAGCGGCCCGTAGGGCGCTTTAATCGCCGCATAAAGGTCAACCCAGACTCTTGGACCGAAGTTGCCGCCTTCAAGATTCAGGATCAGCATCTCCTTGGCGAAGTATACCTCTCTTGTGGCTTGGACCTTCACGTAGAAACCGTTTGGATACTCGTATGCACCCATATCTACGGTGCCGTTGATTATGCGCGGGTGTCCGTCGAAGTCAGTTTGACCTACCACTGACCAGTTGCTCCCGGCATCAATGCATGGCGAGCCCGGTGAAAGACGAAAGTCTCCGTCCTCTGGTGCAGCTAGGACCGGGTCGTCAGATATATTACCCTCCCCACCCCCCGTCCAGCCCAAAATGCACGAGAATGACGGCGTGGAACAGCCATCTAGGTCACCTCCTACTTCTACCCCTGTATTGTTGCGCCAGATGATGCAGTTTGAGATTGGGCCCTTGCACTCACAAGCGCTCGCTCCATCACCATCTGCCGAGTTATTCCACATGGTGCAGCTGGTGATCGCGGCGCCGCAAGAAAGTAGCCCTCCTCCACCGGCCCCTCTTGCGTGATTGTTACTTATCACGCAACCATGAATCTGGCCATCACAGCAAGATGCACCTCCCCCACCCAGAGGGGTGCCTACATTACCGATTATCGTACATAGGCTGATGGTCCCACTGCAATCAGCCAGCCCTCCGCCACAACCCGCGAAGTTATCAATGATCTCACAAGAGGTTATGGCTGCACGACAGTCGTAAATGCCGCCTCCGCGGCCTCCGCAGGACAGGTCAGCCGAATTGCCTGCAATCACGCAGTTAGCAATTCTTCCATCGCAATGCGCTATGCCGCCTCCATCATTTGCAGCGTTGTTGACGATTCCGCAATTGGTCACGGTCGCTTTTGTTCGGGGGAAAGCTCGAAAGTTAAAGACCGACTTCGTGCCGCATATCCCTCCCCCGGAGTGACCCCTCCCGTTGGTGATCGTGAACCCAGATAGAACGCAGCTTTCGTCTTCATTACCATTGAATGTCACGACGGAATCGTTCCAACCACCATCAATCACGGTCCCTTCTACAATGCTCGGATCATCCGGATCCAAGGACCGCAAGCTAACCTTGGGCCCCCAGAAGTCTACGTTCTCATAGTAGGTCCCCGGATGGACGATTATCGTATCGCCGTCCGTCGCTGCAACGTTAACCGCCACCTTTATCGACAGAAAATCCCCTGTGCCGTCCTGGTTCACGTGATATTCCGCGCCATCGGATGGCGTAATCGATAGCCACAACATCGATATTCCCACCAAAACAAGCCATAACACTCTCACGGTCTTCGTCTCCCTTCGGTGTTGCCCCACTGAGATCATAGTTTAGCCCGACCCACTAAAAGCCATTACAGTAACCTGGGTCCACATCGTACTTCTCACCGACCTCCAGCCTAGCGCACGTGCCTCCGGCCGGCCCCTCGATCCACTGAGTCGCCATCCGCCATGCTGTCAACATCTGCTCACCCATAATCTAGAGCGCTATTCGGTAGTCAATCATGCTATCGCTGTTTCGGCACAGGTATTCCAGCAGCTGATAGTATCCCACATCCGGCATCAAGTTCCACTCGGAATCTGCCGCAAGGAATCCTTCTCCCGTTGACTAATGAACCCTCGCTCGTCGTTTCTCTGCGAATCGCCAGTTGAGCGCTGTGCGTCAAGACAACAAGGGAATGTGGATGGGTTTGGGCGTCTTGGGGCACCACAACAAGTGGAGAACGTAGCGAATATCATCGCGCGATATGGCGTTGAGCAAATGAATAGCGCTTGAAAGGAGTAAACATGCCAGTTTTCTTCAGCGACAAGGGGAGTCTCTCCGAACCTGAGAAGGTCCACTTTGCAGACCAGAACTACGAGCAGGTCGCGGTCGGCAAGCCGCTCTGCGTGGAGATAATTCACGTGGGTTTTGGCGACACGAGGGACATATTTGGGAAGGCGGAGGTTTTGGTGTCCAGCTGGGCGAGGCTTGGTGGAGCGGGCAAACCTGGGCCGAGCCTGATTAACGTTATGCGGACTGGGGTTGACGCTTTCGACCACCTGTCGAGTTTCGGGGCCGCCGAGTATGCCAACCCACTGGTGTTCTACACGCCCAGTTACAGTGGCGAAAGGCTGCATCTCTCGATCGAGATGCTCGAAATCGATAAGCTCCGAGCAGATGGCGTCCAGCGCCTCGGCGAGGCGCTGAGCGAGCTTTCACAGCTGACGGTTTTTGCGTCGCAGCTTGCTTTTATGTCGCTTGCGCCGGATGCCTTAAACTTAGGGCGCAAGCTCTACAACCTGCTGAACAGGAACGATCAGGTGCTCTTGGAGCGTCTGGACCTTGCGTTCAACGAGCCAGACCTGAAGGTCTTGACGTCCGGACGGTTCGTTCTGGTGCACAAGGAGCAGAGCACGTCCGCAATCCTGAAGAACTTCAAGCTTTCCGCTGGGAGCGAGCTTGTGACGGAGGACGGCAGGCCGGCGGAAGAGGCAGGGATGAAAAGCCCATACATCGTCATACGAATTGACGCGAAGGACAGGCCGGAATACAGGGATTTTGAGATCGATAGCGCCACCCAGGATGAGCTGCGGAAGTTCCTAAACGAGAGCGTAACGGAGGATTTCGCGGAGTTTCTGCGGTCTGGAGTTCGCGACACGGCGAACCTCAACGCGGTTCTGAAGCTGCTGCGATTGAAGAGACAGCTGGACGCTACGCGGGACGACAGCAGGATGCGGGCGATTGTGCAGGAGGCTCAGAATGAGATGAGGAAGCTTCCGGATGAGATCAATAATCTGCTACTTACCGCTCTCTCGGCCTCTGAAAACGTGAGCTAAGGGAACAGGGCCGGCGACGCTGAGGCTTTGGCTGGCAGAGCGCACTGAGATTGCCATCTGCCGCTATGCGCAGCGTTGCTGGCCCGGACCTGACCTCGCCACTAAACGAGAACCTCCACCTCACGCATCGATACTGTAAGTGGCATTCCCCGCTCAGCCCGGACTTCAAGGCACTGCCTTATCGCGTCTTTGATGTTGTGAAGCGCCTCTTGCTCCGTCTTGCCCTGACTGACGCATCCGGGAATTGAAGGGCATTCGACGACAATCATGCCGTCCTCGTCGCGCTCAAATGTTACAATGAATCTCAACGCTATGTCTCCTTCCTGTTGCCTACACCCTCCAGCATCTCTTTGATGCCACCGATTGAGCTGAGGACGCCGGTCGCCTCAAACGGCAGATAAACAACCTTGTTGTCTTTGCCGGAGACCATCTCCTTCAGCGTGTCGAGGTAGCGGACAGCGATGAGGTAGTTTGCGGGGTCACCCTTGCTCTCGGCAATTGCCTTCGTGACCATGTTGATCGCCTCCGCCTCTGCGCTTGCGACCTTCACGCGGGCCTCAGCCTGCCCCTCTGCCATCAATACCTTTGCCCGCTTCTCGCCTTCAGCCCGGTTGATCTTGGACTCTTTGACGCCCTCCGCCTCCAGAATCCTTGACCGCTTGTCGCCCTCCGCTATCAAGATTGTGGCTCGCCGGTCTCGCTCGGCACGCATCTGCTTCTCCATCGCATCCCTGATGTCCTGGGGCGGATTGATGTCCTGAAGCTCCACGCGATTGACCTTGACGCCCCACTTGTCCGTCGCCTCGTCAAGTATCTGACGCAGCTTGTTGTTGATCGTGTCGCGGGACGTGAGGGTCTCGTCCAGGTCAAGCTCGCCGATCACGTTCCTCAACGTCGTCTGCGTCAGCTTCTCGATCGCATCCGGCAGGTTTGCGATCTCATAGACAGCCTTTACGGGGTCCGTGATCTGGAAATAGAGCAGCGCATTGATCTCGGTAACCACGTTGTCCTTGGTGATGACGTTCTGACGAGGAAAATCATAGACCGTCTCACGCAGGTCGATGCGTTTCACAAGCCGCATGATAACTATCTTGTGGCCCCGCCCGTCCTCGCGAGTGAACCGCCACTCGATCTGCCTCGGCTTGTCGACGATCGGCCAGATCACGTTGATGCCAGATTGGAGCATCCTGTCGAACTTGCCCAGCCGCTCGATTACGAGCGTTTCAGCCTGCTGGACAATTACCAGCCCCCGTGCTGCGAAAATGATGATGAAAAGGGCTACTACTGCAACGATAACTATTCCGGCGCCCACGGCTCACTCCTCCTGGTTCTTCGCAATGCTTTTGACAAACAGCTTGGTCCCCTCAACTCGAATGACCTCAACCCTCTCTCCCCTCTCGATCACAGAATCGTCAGTTGACGTTGCCCTCCAATCATCGCCGCCCAAAGCTGCCCTACCTTTGCCGACAGAGGGGTCTATTCTCTCGGTAACGAGACCAACCTTGCCCGCAAGCGCATCAACGTTCGTTCTCACCGCAGCATCCTTATCAGAACGATAAATACGCTTGACGAAAAGCGGCCTGACTGTGAAGAACGCAACCAACGAGGCAACGCAAAAGACGACTACTTCAATGGTAAAACTCACGTCGAATGCGGCGAAAATAGCGGCCACCAGACATGCCACGCCAAAACACGCCACGACGAAGCCGGGCGTAAATATCTCCATGATAAGGAGCAGCACTCCGACGATAACCCAAATCTGCCAGCTCTCCACGTTTCTGCCTCCTGTTAATCCCACTTATGCGCACGATAACGCCAATTACACTACATATCTTCGAAGACGCATTCAAGGATGGCGCAGCTGCTGCACTTATCGCTCGCCAGCTAAACTGGCCTTCTCCTCAAGAGGCTGTCCGATAAATCACTTCGCGTTCTTATCTTCTTATTCCATATAGGGATGATACCGTGAATATCCGAGCACTATAAGATTGATGTGCCGTGAGCGTCTGGCGGACATCGCGATGCATTCTGGCTTCAGAACGGCATAGTAGGGGGGCTGCTTGCTGCACCCTCCTTATGATTTGCCAAACGGAGATAGGGCGGGACAAGGAGGGTGGGTCGTGAAATGATTGTCAAATCAACCTACCGAGGAATATAGTATAGTCAGACTCACAATGCAGCTAAAACTAACTATCTATTACACAATTAACTGATAATATACTACACAAAGCGAATTATGACCCACCCTCCAAGCAGCACCCCTACAATGCCCGGACCAACGTGCAATACAGCATTCAGGTCCCCCATCCCTCTCTGGGCGTGAGATGCTTCTCGAAATCTGCGACGACTGACTTCTTGCCCTTGGCGATCACCTTGTGGCCTTCCTTCTCCAGGAGCTTCTTCTGCCCCTCCGCGGCCGCCTCGCCAGCGGCTCTTGCGGCAATTCCCGCAAAAATCCCCGTAGTAATCGGGCAGCCGATAGTCGCTCCGTGCTTCTTGGCCAGAATCTCACGTATCTCCTTAATCGTGATGAGCTTGCCGGAGGGCACACGTCTCATGATCCCATCGACCTCACGAGGCGCGGGAATGACGACCGTGCCCTCGCCCCATCTCCTGCTCATTGTGCCCTCGATCTTCTTGACAACCGGCAGGCCCTTGTCATCCGCCAGCTTCTCCCGCCAAGATTTGCGCATTCTCAGTCCAGCCATAATACATGCCTCCAATTTGCCGCCTAATCATCCCCTATCGGGGTGACCGTAGCCGCTTCCACCATTAGAACCACCGTGCGCTCTGGAGCGCGCGGGCGATGGATGACGCCCCTTGGAACCACTGTCCCCTGATGCGAGGACAGTTCTATCGTTCGGCCTTCCAAATCAATGAGCAAACACCCTTTAACAACGTAGAAGAACTCCTCTTCTTTTTCGTGCCGATGCCAATGGAACTCACCCTTTAGGATTCCGAGACGCACCACAGAGTCGTTGACTCGGCAGAGCGTCTGGTTGAACCATTCGTGTTCGCAGGCCCGCTCGAGCTCCGCCAGATCAATACGTTCTAGAGGGCCGAATTCGACGTCTGTGTTTATATGGTATTCTGTTTTCTTCCCCATTGCGTCTCCAGCAGCAGCCAATCTAGTATCATCAAACGAAATCAGTAGGTCAGAATATCAAACATGAGCGCTAGCGTCTAAACTCTCATTCGAACTGACCATGATCTTGATGTCTAGTCGTCGCTATGCGAAACTGGCACGTCGCCAGGTTCGACATATACGTCGTCGTGCCCTGCTCAAAGAGCGCGGCATAAGCATAATAGACGCCCGAGGGCAGCCCAGCATCGAGCGGCGCCTCAAGCAGCGTGAAATCCTCCAGGTCGAAATGGCCCGGTATCCAGCCCGAGTAGTATGGGCTGTAATCCATCGACAGGCTCGGGAGGTAGAGCAGCGTCTTGTCCGGCAGCTCAATCGCCGCGGCGAGGTCGGCGAAGAGCTCGCCTCCGGGGTTTGAGAGAGCGAGCGACAGCCGAAGCGTATCGCCAACATAATACTTGGCCTGCGACGTCGAAAGCGAGACAAAAGGCGTGAGCGGGTCAAGGAACGAGAAGACCGCGGCGCCCGCGGCGTAGATCGTGTTGCCCGTCTCGCCGAAATCGACCACAAGCGCTGTCGTGTTCGAGCACTCAAGCCCCTCCGTCGAGAGTGAGGTCCACGTCTTGCTGCCATCTCTGGTGTGGTGAACGCCTTTGTAGCCTGATATGTAAAAATCATCGCTATCGCTCGGGTTGATCGCCATGTCATAGACCGAATCGACCGGCGTCTCGAGTCGGTCCCAGCTATCTCCAGAATCGCTGGACCTGTATAGCCCCCCGCCGTACCACCCATCGCTCGCGTAAACCGCAGAGGAATCAACCGGGTCGAACTCAACGAAGAATGGGTTAATGCCCAGTCCTTCGACGAGATGGAAGCTATCTCCGTAGTCTGTTGTTAAATAGAGACCCTCCGAAGTGCAGACGAATACCCGATTGGGGTCTCTCGGGTCGATCGCGACAACGTAGGTAACGCAGCCGCTCCCTCCGACGAAATTCGAGAGTCGCTGCCAAGTGAAGCCCAGGTCCTCCGTCCTGTAAATCGCATCACTCAGCATCGCGACGTATATCCTGCGAGAGTCGCTGGGGTCAACCGCGATGTCCTCACACCAATCCCATTGCCCGCCCGGCCAATACGAGAAGAACTCCCAATCCTGCCCTGAATTGTGGGACACCTGAATGATGTCCTCAAAGGGGCTGCCCTCATAAAGCACGCTCTTATCGTTAGGGTCTTGAGCGACACAGATCGAGTATATGTCCCTGAAGTAGTCGTTGATCTCCCAGCTTGAACCCGCATCGGTGCTTCTGGCTAAGATGTATGGGCCGGCCACAACAAGTGTCTTCATTGCGTCATCACAAGTTAAAAGTTGAGAGGCCATTTGGGCGATCAACCCATTCGACGAGAACTCGGCGCTGTTACAGCCATCCGTTGAGCGGCAAATGCCTGAGTCCGAGCCGACTAGGACCTCGTTGCTATCAAACGGCGAGACGTCGATGAAGCTTCCGCCATAGTCACTGCACATCAAGGTCCAACTATCGCCGCCGTCCTCCGAATAATATAGCCCCGTAGTACCATAACAGGCATACATTCGTGAGGGATCATCCCTGCAAAAGCAGATGTCATTCACCAGAACTCCGACATCAGTCCAGGTAAATCGCTCCTGATCCCAGCGGTAGAGGCCCCAGTCGCTGATGAAGACATCGGAGGAGTCGATCGGCGAGACATATATCCCTTGTGGCCAGAAATACAAGAGGTCTAAACCATAAGGCAGGTCTTCCCAGGTAATCCCGCCGTCCACGCTTCGCTTTGGTGCACTATAGACACACCCAATCCAAATCGTCTGCGGGTCATCAGGATCGATGCAGACCGCGGAAGGTTGTGGGCCAGTAAAGACCATCTCCCACGTCGCGCCTCCGTCCAAGGTCTGAAAAAGCCGGCCAAGTTCGAACGTGTCATATACGGCGACGCACAGGTGGCCAGCATCGT
This portion of the bacterium genome encodes:
- a CDS encoding glycosyltransferase family 39 protein, producing MRLFSVILSTFTIIIAALVGKLLFGAQSFTWLLVPAIFLFSPVFTFDQACINNDHLLIPMYALLLYLMLKWSETPLTNKRLIGLGLIVGLGILAKLLFLTAVPLVFLFVWLKERGHGLQSLKSASRKLALFTMLLAAISGWWFVRNCVIYGLPIVTATTIRPDAKLPVVIGLVDILGSESFWVWLTTSWFFRIASHTSFTPSETSRNLTYFLFGLAGLGSLRAILLKLFKKRRLLKPHTAKRLRWLAYAVLVHTSIIFVQVANGTMIVGKFRAFNGRYLLPVGIGMGAFFAFSIQNLLPQKLQRFGVLVAVVILIAIEVLTVHLEMMKVCYPF
- a CDS encoding choice-of-anchor Q domain-containing protein, with amino-acid sequence MRVLWLVLVGISMLWLSITPSDGAEYHVNQDGTGDFLSIKVAVNVAATDGDTIIVHPGTYYENVDFWGPKVSLRSLDPDDPSIVEGTVIDGGWNDSVVTFNGNEDESCVLSGFTITNGRGHSGGGICGTKSVFNFRAFPRTKATVTNCGIVNNAANDGGGIAHCDGRIANCVIAGNSADLSCGGRGGGIYDCRAAITSCEIIDNFAGCGGGLADCSGTISLCTIIGNVGTPLGGGGASCCDGQIHGCVISNNHARGAGGGGLLSCGAAITSCTMWNNSADGDGASACECKGPISNCIIWRNNTGVEVGGDLDGCSTPSFSCILGWTGGGEGNISDDPVLAAPEDGDFRLSPGSPCIDAGSNWSVVGQTDFDGHPRIINGTVDMGAYEYPNGFYVKVQATREVYFAKEMLILNLEGGNFGPRVWVDLYAAIKAPYGPLLYLPTLGSEPQPWFQELSLPSGFHQEPFEAFSYVFSGMEPNGTYPIYYLFVPSVPVGSAISPGKSEFRYRRHRERALEVSQDGSADFLSIQEAIDAALEGETVVVHPGTYYENIQLRGCDITVQSLDPDDPAIVESTVIDGGGNGSVVRFSGLEDGSCVLSGFTIVNGKSFDGGGVHGADTLASVTNCRFLDNTATAWGGAIYECHGAIVNCVIMGNSAYEGAGLCSCYGLISNCLILHNTAGFQGGGMYDCGGRISSCTVSGNIAESYSGGGIGNCPASIVNCIVWGNDAPYWAPDLDDVGSCSYCLIGVWFEDRWNIVGEDPRFVTGPLGDWYLGRGSPCIDAGYGTAEDAGLSDRTTQADATPDTATVDIGYHYPICSGEEVGGCRH
- a CDS encoding type II toxin-antitoxin system HicB family antitoxin; amino-acid sequence: MRFIVTFERDEDGMIVVECPSIPGCVSQGKTEQEALHNIKDAIRQCLEVRAERGMPLTVSMREVEVLV
- a CDS encoding SPFH domain-containing protein, with the protein product MGAGIVIVAVVALFIIIFAARGLVIVQQAETLVIERLGKFDRMLQSGINVIWPIVDKPRQIEWRFTREDGRGHKIVIMRLVKRIDLRETVYDFPRQNVITKDNVVTEINALLYFQITDPVKAVYEIANLPDAIEKLTQTTLRNVIGELDLDETLTSRDTINNKLRQILDEATDKWGVKVNRVELQDINPPQDIRDAMEKQMRAERDRRATILIAEGDKRSRILEAEGVKESKINRAEGEKRAKVLMAEGQAEARVKVASAEAEAINMVTKAIAESKGDPANYLIAVRYLDTLKEMVSGKDNKVVYLPFEATGVLSSIGGIKEMLEGVGNRKET
- a CDS encoding NfeD family protein; translation: MESWQIWVIVGVLLLIMEIFTPGFVVACFGVACLVAAIFAAFDVSFTIEVVVFCVASLVAFFTVRPLFVKRIYRSDKDAAVRTNVDALAGKVGLVTERIDPSVGKGRAALGGDDWRATSTDDSVIERGERVEVIRVEGTKLFVKSIAKNQEE
- a CDS encoding cupin domain-containing protein, giving the protein MGKKTEYHINTDVEFGPLERIDLAELERACEHEWFNQTLCRVNDSVVRLGILKGEFHWHRHEKEEEFFYVVKGCLLIDLEGRTIELSSHQGTVVPRGVIHRPRAPERTVVLMVEAATVTPIGDD